Proteins encoded within one genomic window of Ovis aries strain OAR_USU_Benz2616 breed Rambouillet chromosome 1, ARS-UI_Ramb_v3.0, whole genome shotgun sequence:
- the ZNF644 gene encoding zinc finger protein 644 isoform X5 encodes MLIRQNLALDCKQKKSRSRSGSKKKLLSLPHGADEVYILRCRFCGLVFRGPLSVQEDWIKHLQRHIVNANLPRTGAGMVEVTSLLKKPASITETSFSLLMAEAAS; translated from the exons CCTTAGATTGTAAGCAAAAGAAATCAAGGTCAAGATCCGGAAGCAAGAAGAAACTTTTATCATTACCTCATGGTGCTGACGAGGTTTACATTCTCCGATGCAG GTTTTGTGGCCTGGTCTTTCGTGGACCATTGTCTGTTCAGGAAGACTGGATTAAGCACTTACAACGACACATTGTAAACGCTAATCTTCCACGGACTGGAGCTGGCATGGTGGAAGTCACATCACTACTCAAAAAGCCTGCCTCCATTACAGAAACTTCATTTTCTCTACTAATGGCAGAAGCAGCTTCATAG
- the ZNF644 gene encoding zinc finger protein 644 isoform X2 encodes MDDLKINTDVTGAKEELLDDSSFISDKESGVHKPKDCQASFQKNNTFTLPEELSKDKSEKALSGGQSTLFIHAGAPTVSSENFILPKGAAVNGPVSHSSLTKTSNMNKGSVSLTTGQPVDQPTTESCSGLKVATDLQLSTPQKASQHQVLFLLSDVAHAKNPTHSIKKLPTSASIGCDIQNSVGSGIKSDSTLINQVEVGEDSEDLLVKNDCVSTLTGISSGTDEFRSDNDTNWDPQKEFIQFLITNDDTVDKAPVHSKVGLEKKRKRKMDVSKITRYTEDCFSDSNCVPNKSKMLEVDFMEQNEDVQAIDSRTYALSQVKPESADEDLESVDTFQHLIFNSDKCGEDSSPVHTSTFLSNTLKKKCEESDSESPVPFSTEEPSFYPCTKCNVNFREKKHLHRHMMYHLDGNSHFRHLNVPRPYACRECGRTFRDRNSLLKHMIIHQERRQKLMEEIRELKELQDEGRSARLQCPQCVFGTNCPKTFVQHAKTHEKDKRYYCCEECNFMAVTENELECHRGIAHGAVVKCPIVSSDVVQRKTHKKTFMKDPIIGSSKKSATYICKMCPFTTSVRSIFKKHMEYLHSSSCIDSFGSPLGLDKRKSDIIEEPIDTDSPKPLTKQQSTTFPKNSALKQDVKRTFGSSSQSSNFSKFHKQPHRIQKARKSIAQSGVNVCNQNSSPHKTVMIKSSIDQKPKYFHQTAKEKSNAKANSNYLYRHKYENYRMIKKSGESYPLHFKKEEASSLNSLRLFSSSNSHNNSFISDPHNSDTKRPESFKDHRRVAVKRVVKESKKESSVGGEDLDSYPDFLHKMTVVVLQKLNSTEKKDSYETEDESSWDNVELGDYTTQTIEDETYHDINQEHVNLFPLFKSKVEGQQSGENASLSYDQNDGFYFEYYEDGGTNNFLHEIHDSQHLENAETALSKHSSVFHWTDLSLEKKSCPYCPATFETGVGLSNHVRGHLHRAGLSYEARHVVSPEQIATSDKMQHFKRTGTGTPVKRVRKAIEKSETTSEHTCQLCGGWFDTKIGLSNHVRGHLKRLGKTKWDAHKSPICVLNEMMQNEEKYEKILKALNSRRIIPRPFVAQKLASSDDFLSQNVIPLEAYRNGLKTEALSVSASEEEGLSFLNEYDETKPELPSGKKNQSLTLIELLKNKRMGEEKNSSVSPQKIHNQTARKRFVQKCVLPLNEDSPLMYQPQKMDFTMHSGMPVKLRTCVHCNTTFTSAVSLSNHLRAYARKKSAGLLTGTALDCKQKKSRSRSGSKKKLLSLPHGADEVYILRCRFCGLVFRGPLSVQEDWIKHLQRHIVNANLPRTGAGMVEVTSLLKKPASITETSFSLLMAEAAS; translated from the exons AATGGACCAGTTTCACACTCCTCCTTAACTAAGACTTCCAATATGAATAAAGGCAGTGTTTcattaaccactggacagcctgTGGATCAGCCCACAACAGAATCTTGTTCAGGTTTGAAGGTGGCAACCGATCTTCAGCTGTCTACACCACAGAAAGCAAGTCAAcatcaagttttatttttattatcagatGTAGCACATGCTAAGAATCCAACCCATTCCATTAAAAAACTACCTACCTCTGCTTCAATTGGTTGTGACATTCAGAATTCAGTAGGGAGTGGTATAAAGTCAGATAGCACTTTAATAAATCAAGTAGAGGTGGGTGAGGATAGTGAAGATTTATTGGTAAAAAATGATTGTGTCAGTACATTAACAGGAATTTCCTCAGGTACAGATGAATTTAGGTCAGACAATGATACAAACTGGGATCCCCAAAAAGAGTTCATTCAGTTTCTTATAACTAATGATGACACAGTAGATAAAGCTCCAGTTCACTCTAAAGTAGgtctggaaaaaaagagaaagcgaAAAATGGATGTAAGCAAGATAACTCGTTATACCGAAGATTGCTTTAGTGATTCTAACTGTGTACCCAATAAGTCAAAAATGCTAGAAGTAGACTTTATGGAACAGAATGAAGACGTGCAAGCAATAGACTCACGGACATATGCATTATCACAAGTGAAACCTGAATCAGCTGATGAAGACTTGGAATCTGTGGATACTTTTCAACATCTAATTTTTAATTCAGATAAGTGTGGAGAAGACAGTTCACCTGTTCATACTAGCACTTTTCTTTCAAAtaccttaaaaaagaaatgtgaagaaaGTGATTCTGAGTCACCTGTTCCTTTCAGCACCGAAGAGCCATCATTCTACCCCTGTACAAAGTGCAATGTGAATTTTCGGGAGAAAAAGCATCTCCACAGGCATATGATGTATCATTTAGATGGGAATAGCCACTTTCGTCATCTTAATGTCCCAAGGCCATATGCTTGTAGAGAATGTGGACGGACATTTCGAGATCGTAACTCACTGCTAAAGCATATGATTATTCAccaagaaagaagacagaaattgATGGAGGAAATACGTGAATTGAAAGAACTTCAGGATGAAGGAAGAAGTGCACGATTACAATGCCCTCAGTGTGTGTTTGGTACCAATTGCCCTAAAACATTTGTGCAGCATGCTAAAACCCatgaaaaagataaaaggtaCTACTGCTGTGAAGAGTGTAACTTTATGGCAGTGACAGAAAATGAGCTGGAATGCCATCGAGGAATTGCCCATGGAGCAGTGGTAAAATGCCCTATTGTCAGTTCTGATGTAGTccagagaaaaacacacaaaaaaacattcATGAAAGACCCCATTATAGGATCATCCAAAAAATCGGCTACCTATATATGTAAGATGTGTCCTTTTACTACTTCAGTcaggagtatttttaaaaaacacatggaGTACTTGCATTCATCATCATGCATTGATTCATTTGGCAGTCCTCTTGGGCTTGATAAAAGAAAAAGTGACATAATTGAAGAACCTATAGACACTGATAGTCCTAAACCATTAACTAAACAACAGTCAACAACATTTCCAAAGAACTCTGCTTTAAAACAAGATGTAAAGCGAACATTTGGATCATCCTCACAATcaagtaatttttcaaaattccataAACAGCCACACAGAATACAAAAGGCTCGGAAAAGCATCGCCCAGTCAGGTGTAAATGTGTGCAATCAAAACAGTTCTCCTCACAAGACTGTTATGATTAAAAGCAGCATTGACCAAAAACCTAAGTATTTCCAtcaaacagcaaaagaaaaatctaatGCCAAGGCAAATAGCAACTATTTATACAGACATAAATatgaaaactacagaatgatcaaaAAATCAGGTGAATCATATCCTCTGCATTTCAAAAAAGAGGAAGCTAGTTCATTAAATTCTTTACGTTTGTTTTCATCAAGTAATTCTCACAACAATAGTTTTATTTCAGACCCTCATAACTCTGACACCAAAAGGCCAGAAAGCTTCAAAGACCACAGGCGTGTAGCTGTAAAGAGAGTAGTTAAGGAATCTAAGAAGGAAAGTTCCGTTGGAGGAGAAGACTTGGATAGCTATCCAGATTTCTTGCATAAGATGACCGTTGTTGTTTTGCAAAAACTTAATTCTACTGAAAAGAAAGATAGCTATGAAACAGAAGATGAAAGTTCCTGGGACAATGTTGAGCTAGGTGACTACACTACACAGACTATAGAAGATGAAACTTATCATGATATTAATCAAGAACATGTAAACTTATTCCCTCTATTTAAAAGCAAGGTGGAAGGTCAACAGTCTGGAGAAAATGCTTCACTTAGTTACGATCAGAATGATggcttttattttgaatattatgaAGATGGTGGAACTAATAACTTTTTGCATGAGATTCATGATTCTCagcatttagaaaatgcagaaactgCATTGTCAAAGCATAGTTCTGTTTTTCACTGGACTGATTTGTCTCTCGAGAAGAAATCGTGTCCTTACTGCCCAGCAACATTTGAAACAGGTGTTGGGTTGTCAAATCATGTCAGGGGACATCTTCACAGAGCAGGATTAAGCTATGAAGCCCGCCATGTTGTATCACCAGAACAAATAGCCACAAGTGACAAAATGCAACATTTCAAAAGAACTGGCACAGGAACACCTGTGAAGCGAGttagaaaag ctaTAGAGAAGTCTGAAACCACTTCTGAACACACTTGTCAGCTCTGTGGTGGTTGGTTTGATACTAAAATTGGATTATCAAATCATGTTAGAGGCCACCTGAAAAGACTTGGAAAGACCAAGTGGGATGCTCACAAATCTCCAATCTGTGTTCTGAATGAGATgatgcaaaatgaagaaaaatatgagaaaatcttAAAGGCATTGAACAGTCGTCGTATTATTCCTCGACCATTTGTAGCTCAGAAACTTGCATCAAGTGATGACTTTCTATCTCAAAATGTTATACCTCTTGAAGCATACCGTAATGGCCTAAAGACTGAAGCTTTATCAGTGTCTGCATCAGAGGAAGAAGGGCTGAGTTTCTTAAATGAATATGATGAAACTAAACCAGAACTGCCCAGTGGAAAAAAGAATCAGTCTCTTACACTGATAGaactgcttaaaaataaaaggatgggaGAAGAAAAGAATTCTTCTGTTTCTCCTCAAAAGATCCATAATCAAACTGCAAGAAAGAGGTTTGTTCAGAAATGTGTTCTTCCACTAAATGAAGATAGTCCATTGATGTATCAACCACAAAAAATGGACTTCACTATGCACTCAG GTATGCCTGTGAAGCTTAGAACATGTGTGCATTGCAATACGACGTTTACAAGTGCTGTTAGCCTGTCCAACCACTTACGCGCTTATGCACGAAAGAAGAGTGCTGGACTTTTGACTGGTACAG CCTTAGATTGTAAGCAAAAGAAATCAAGGTCAAGATCCGGAAGCAAGAAGAAACTTTTATCATTACCTCATGGTGCTGACGAGGTTTACATTCTCCGATGCAG GTTTTGTGGCCTGGTCTTTCGTGGACCATTGTCTGTTCAGGAAGACTGGATTAAGCACTTACAACGACACATTGTAAACGCTAATCTTCCACGGACTGGAGCTGGCATGGTGGAAGTCACATCACTACTCAAAAAGCCTGCCTCCATTACAGAAACTTCATTTTCTCTACTAATGGCAGAAGCAGCTTCATAG
- the ZNF644 gene encoding zinc finger protein 644 isoform X4 has translation MDDLKINTDVTGAKEELLDDSSFISDKESGVHKPKDCQASFQKNNTFTLPEELSKDKSEKALSGGQSTLFIHAGAPTVSSENFILPKGAAVNGPVSHSSLTKTSNMNKGSVSLTTGQPVDQPTTESCSGLKVATDLQLSTPQKASQHQVLFLLSDVAHAKNPTHSIKKLPTSASIGCDIQNSVGSGIKSDSTLINQVEVGEDSEDLLVKNDCVSTLTGISSGTDEFRSDNDTNWDPQKEFIQFLITNDDTVDKAPVHSKVGLEKKRKRKMDVSKITRYTEDCFSDSNCVPNKSKMLEVDFMEQNEDVQAIDSRTYALSQVKPESADEDLESVDTFQHLIFNSDKCGEDSSPVHTSTFLSNTLKKKCEESDSESPVPFSTEEPSFYPCTKCNVNFREKKHLHRHMMYHLDGNSHFRHLNVPRPYACRECGRTFRDRNSLLKHMIIHQERRQKLMEEIRELKELQDEGRSARLQCPQCVFGTNCPKTFVQHAKTHEKDKRYYCCEECNFMAVTENELECHRGIAHGAVVKCPIVSSDVVQRKTHKKTFMKDPIIGSSKKSATYICKMCPFTTSVRSIFKKHMEYLHSSSCIDSFGSPLGLDKRKSDIIEEPIDTDSPKPLTKQQSTTFPKNSALKQDVKRTFGSSSQSSNFSKFHKQPHRIQKARKSIAQSGVNVCNQNSSPHKTVMIKSSIDQKPKYFHQTAKEKSNAKANSNYLYRHKYENYRMIKKSGESYPLHFKKEEASSLNSLRLFSSSNSHNNSFISDPHNSDTKRPESFKDHRRVAVKRVVKESKKESSVGGEDLDSYPDFLHKMTVVVLQKLNSTEKKDSYETEDESSWDNVELGDYTTQTIEDETYHDINQEHVNLFPLFKSKVEGQQSGENASLSYDQNDGFYFEYYEDGGTNNFLHEIHDSQHLENAETALSKHSSVFHWTDLSLEKKSCPYCPATFETGVGLSNHVRGHLHRAGLSYEARHVVSPEQIATSDKMQHFKRTGTGTPVKRVRKAIEKSETTSEHTCQLCGGWFDTKIGLSNHVRGHLKRLGKTKWDAHKSPICVLNEMMQNEEKYEKILKALNSRRIIPRPFVAQKLASSDDFLSQNVIPLEAYRNGLKTEALSVSASEEEGLSFLNEYDETKPELPSGKKNQSLTLIELLKNKRMGEEKNSSVSPQKIHNQTARKRFVQKCVLPLNEDSPLMYQPQKMDFTMHSALDCKQKKSRSRSGSKKKLLSLPHGADEVYILRCRFCGLVFRGPLSVQEDWIKHLQRHIVNANLPRTGAGMVEVTSLLKKPASITETSFSLLMAEAAS, from the exons AATGGACCAGTTTCACACTCCTCCTTAACTAAGACTTCCAATATGAATAAAGGCAGTGTTTcattaaccactggacagcctgTGGATCAGCCCACAACAGAATCTTGTTCAGGTTTGAAGGTGGCAACCGATCTTCAGCTGTCTACACCACAGAAAGCAAGTCAAcatcaagttttatttttattatcagatGTAGCACATGCTAAGAATCCAACCCATTCCATTAAAAAACTACCTACCTCTGCTTCAATTGGTTGTGACATTCAGAATTCAGTAGGGAGTGGTATAAAGTCAGATAGCACTTTAATAAATCAAGTAGAGGTGGGTGAGGATAGTGAAGATTTATTGGTAAAAAATGATTGTGTCAGTACATTAACAGGAATTTCCTCAGGTACAGATGAATTTAGGTCAGACAATGATACAAACTGGGATCCCCAAAAAGAGTTCATTCAGTTTCTTATAACTAATGATGACACAGTAGATAAAGCTCCAGTTCACTCTAAAGTAGgtctggaaaaaaagagaaagcgaAAAATGGATGTAAGCAAGATAACTCGTTATACCGAAGATTGCTTTAGTGATTCTAACTGTGTACCCAATAAGTCAAAAATGCTAGAAGTAGACTTTATGGAACAGAATGAAGACGTGCAAGCAATAGACTCACGGACATATGCATTATCACAAGTGAAACCTGAATCAGCTGATGAAGACTTGGAATCTGTGGATACTTTTCAACATCTAATTTTTAATTCAGATAAGTGTGGAGAAGACAGTTCACCTGTTCATACTAGCACTTTTCTTTCAAAtaccttaaaaaagaaatgtgaagaaaGTGATTCTGAGTCACCTGTTCCTTTCAGCACCGAAGAGCCATCATTCTACCCCTGTACAAAGTGCAATGTGAATTTTCGGGAGAAAAAGCATCTCCACAGGCATATGATGTATCATTTAGATGGGAATAGCCACTTTCGTCATCTTAATGTCCCAAGGCCATATGCTTGTAGAGAATGTGGACGGACATTTCGAGATCGTAACTCACTGCTAAAGCATATGATTATTCAccaagaaagaagacagaaattgATGGAGGAAATACGTGAATTGAAAGAACTTCAGGATGAAGGAAGAAGTGCACGATTACAATGCCCTCAGTGTGTGTTTGGTACCAATTGCCCTAAAACATTTGTGCAGCATGCTAAAACCCatgaaaaagataaaaggtaCTACTGCTGTGAAGAGTGTAACTTTATGGCAGTGACAGAAAATGAGCTGGAATGCCATCGAGGAATTGCCCATGGAGCAGTGGTAAAATGCCCTATTGTCAGTTCTGATGTAGTccagagaaaaacacacaaaaaaacattcATGAAAGACCCCATTATAGGATCATCCAAAAAATCGGCTACCTATATATGTAAGATGTGTCCTTTTACTACTTCAGTcaggagtatttttaaaaaacacatggaGTACTTGCATTCATCATCATGCATTGATTCATTTGGCAGTCCTCTTGGGCTTGATAAAAGAAAAAGTGACATAATTGAAGAACCTATAGACACTGATAGTCCTAAACCATTAACTAAACAACAGTCAACAACATTTCCAAAGAACTCTGCTTTAAAACAAGATGTAAAGCGAACATTTGGATCATCCTCACAATcaagtaatttttcaaaattccataAACAGCCACACAGAATACAAAAGGCTCGGAAAAGCATCGCCCAGTCAGGTGTAAATGTGTGCAATCAAAACAGTTCTCCTCACAAGACTGTTATGATTAAAAGCAGCATTGACCAAAAACCTAAGTATTTCCAtcaaacagcaaaagaaaaatctaatGCCAAGGCAAATAGCAACTATTTATACAGACATAAATatgaaaactacagaatgatcaaaAAATCAGGTGAATCATATCCTCTGCATTTCAAAAAAGAGGAAGCTAGTTCATTAAATTCTTTACGTTTGTTTTCATCAAGTAATTCTCACAACAATAGTTTTATTTCAGACCCTCATAACTCTGACACCAAAAGGCCAGAAAGCTTCAAAGACCACAGGCGTGTAGCTGTAAAGAGAGTAGTTAAGGAATCTAAGAAGGAAAGTTCCGTTGGAGGAGAAGACTTGGATAGCTATCCAGATTTCTTGCATAAGATGACCGTTGTTGTTTTGCAAAAACTTAATTCTACTGAAAAGAAAGATAGCTATGAAACAGAAGATGAAAGTTCCTGGGACAATGTTGAGCTAGGTGACTACACTACACAGACTATAGAAGATGAAACTTATCATGATATTAATCAAGAACATGTAAACTTATTCCCTCTATTTAAAAGCAAGGTGGAAGGTCAACAGTCTGGAGAAAATGCTTCACTTAGTTACGATCAGAATGATggcttttattttgaatattatgaAGATGGTGGAACTAATAACTTTTTGCATGAGATTCATGATTCTCagcatttagaaaatgcagaaactgCATTGTCAAAGCATAGTTCTGTTTTTCACTGGACTGATTTGTCTCTCGAGAAGAAATCGTGTCCTTACTGCCCAGCAACATTTGAAACAGGTGTTGGGTTGTCAAATCATGTCAGGGGACATCTTCACAGAGCAGGATTAAGCTATGAAGCCCGCCATGTTGTATCACCAGAACAAATAGCCACAAGTGACAAAATGCAACATTTCAAAAGAACTGGCACAGGAACACCTGTGAAGCGAGttagaaaag ctaTAGAGAAGTCTGAAACCACTTCTGAACACACTTGTCAGCTCTGTGGTGGTTGGTTTGATACTAAAATTGGATTATCAAATCATGTTAGAGGCCACCTGAAAAGACTTGGAAAGACCAAGTGGGATGCTCACAAATCTCCAATCTGTGTTCTGAATGAGATgatgcaaaatgaagaaaaatatgagaaaatcttAAAGGCATTGAACAGTCGTCGTATTATTCCTCGACCATTTGTAGCTCAGAAACTTGCATCAAGTGATGACTTTCTATCTCAAAATGTTATACCTCTTGAAGCATACCGTAATGGCCTAAAGACTGAAGCTTTATCAGTGTCTGCATCAGAGGAAGAAGGGCTGAGTTTCTTAAATGAATATGATGAAACTAAACCAGAACTGCCCAGTGGAAAAAAGAATCAGTCTCTTACACTGATAGaactgcttaaaaataaaaggatgggaGAAGAAAAGAATTCTTCTGTTTCTCCTCAAAAGATCCATAATCAAACTGCAAGAAAGAGGTTTGTTCAGAAATGTGTTCTTCCACTAAATGAAGATAGTCCATTGATGTATCAACCACAAAAAATGGACTTCACTATGCACTCAG CCTTAGATTGTAAGCAAAAGAAATCAAGGTCAAGATCCGGAAGCAAGAAGAAACTTTTATCATTACCTCATGGTGCTGACGAGGTTTACATTCTCCGATGCAG GTTTTGTGGCCTGGTCTTTCGTGGACCATTGTCTGTTCAGGAAGACTGGATTAAGCACTTACAACGACACATTGTAAACGCTAATCTTCCACGGACTGGAGCTGGCATGGTGGAAGTCACATCACTACTCAAAAAGCCTGCCTCCATTACAGAAACTTCATTTTCTCTACTAATGGCAGAAGCAGCTTCATAG